The proteins below are encoded in one region of Bacillota bacterium:
- a CDS encoding pyruvate carboxylase subunit B, translated as MIHLVRVPKTKDGARVGITDTTLRDAHQSLFATRMRTEHMLQVAAYLDRVGFYSMEVWGGATFDTCLRYLNEDPWQRLRELRQAITRTPLQMLLRGQNLVGYKPYADDVVDRFVEKTVENGIDIVRIFDALNDVRNIERAAAAVKRTGAHFQGAISYTVSPVHTNDGYVKYALQLKDIGADSICIKDMAGILAPYAGEELVQRLVEEVGLPVQVHCHYTSGMASMSYLKAIEAGATVVDCATSTVALGSSQPPAESLIVALADTPYDTKMNVRLIRPAASILREIVPEYKDVLSPVGVDTDVLNYQIPGGMISNLRFQLKQTKSENRLEEILAEVPRVRAEMGYPPLVTPMSQIVGTQATLNIITGERYKQIPKEVRNYIRGEYGSPAGEIDPDLRKKAIGDDEVATGRPGDNIPPGLAEARAAVEKYNGSEEDALSYALYPEQAQKFLASRQASSAGGA; from the coding sequence ATGATCCATTTGGTGAGGGTTCCTAAGACTAAAGACGGTGCCAGAGTCGGAATCACCGACACAACCCTCCGAGACGCACACCAGTCCCTGTTCGCGACTCGAATGCGCACCGAGCATATGCTCCAGGTCGCCGCCTACCTCGATCGCGTGGGATTCTACTCCATGGAGGTGTGGGGAGGAGCGACCTTCGACACCTGCCTCAGGTATCTGAATGAGGACCCGTGGCAGCGATTGAGAGAACTCAGACAGGCCATCACGAGGACGCCTCTGCAGATGCTCCTGCGAGGGCAGAACCTGGTGGGGTACAAGCCATACGCCGATGACGTGGTGGACAGGTTCGTTGAGAAGACAGTCGAAAACGGCATAGACATCGTGAGAATCTTTGACGCCCTGAATGATGTGAGGAACATAGAGCGTGCGGCCGCGGCGGTGAAAAGGACAGGCGCGCATTTCCAGGGTGCCATTTCCTACACTGTGAGCCCGGTACATACAAACGATGGGTACGTCAAGTACGCACTCCAGCTCAAGGACATCGGAGCGGACTCCATATGCATAAAGGACATGGCAGGCATCCTGGCCCCTTACGCTGGGGAGGAACTTGTCCAACGTCTGGTCGAGGAAGTCGGGCTCCCGGTGCAGGTCCACTGCCACTATACTAGTGGCATGGCCTCAATGAGCTACCTCAAGGCGATAGAGGCCGGCGCCACCGTAGTAGACTGCGCCACCTCCACGGTGGCTCTGGGCTCCTCCCAGCCGCCGGCGGAGTCTCTCATCGTCGCGCTTGCGGACACGCCCTACGACACAAAGATGAACGTCAGGCTGATCAGGCCGGCCGCCTCCATCCTGCGGGAGATCGTGCCCGAGTACAAGGATGTCCTGAGCCCTGTAGGCGTGGACACGGACGTTCTCAACTACCAGATCCCAGGGGGGATGATCTCAAACCTCAGGTTCCAGCTGAAACAGACCAAGTCCGAGAACAGGCTGGAGGAGATCCTGGCGGAAGTCCCCCGAGTGCGCGCGGAGATGGGCTACCCCCCTCTCGTCACTCCCATGAGCCAGATCGTAGGCACCCAGGCCACGCTCAACATCATCACTGGGGAACGGTACAAGCAGATTCCGAAGGAAGTCCGCAACTACATCCGGGGGGAGTACGGCAGTCCCGCCGGGGAGATCGATCCCGATCTCCGCAAGAAAGCGATCGGAGACGACGAAGTCGCGACCGGACGTCCGGGCGACAACATTCCCCCGGGCCTCGCCGAAGCGCGCGCGGCGGTCGAGAAGTACAATGGATCTGAGGAGGATGCTCTCTCCTACGCCCTCTACCCGGAGCAGGCTCAGAAGTTCCTCGCGTCCCGGCAGGCGTCGTCCGCCGGAGGGGCGTAG
- a CDS encoding ABC transporter substrate-binding protein — translation MAVCLAIAFSTVTLAVERVPGVTDTEVVIGSFQALSGPFSAIGVPMKRGMEAYFNWINKAGGIHGRKITLIVEDDQLDPSKTVGAVKKLVERDNIFALVGGLGTYGNLAVLGYIVARGIPYVYQGSGAFALSIPPKKNVFTVQPNCTNEGKIIAQYAVGELKAKRIGAIYEKTDVGTEGLAGVKGQLAKLGRSLVFGLGFAANEVNHTPTILKAMAEKPDVVVLYTLSGRAAAIVKQAASLGFQPTWVTTYPNADLTFPLLVRFAALSDDLPERGLDPVCPGGSGLERGHHGGLGPGCR, via the coding sequence ATGGCAGTCTGCCTGGCCATCGCGTTCTCGACGGTCACCTTGGCCGTGGAGCGGGTCCCGGGGGTCACCGACACCGAAGTCGTGATCGGGAGTTTTCAGGCGCTTTCGGGGCCGTTCTCGGCAATCGGGGTGCCGATGAAGCGCGGGATGGAAGCCTACTTCAACTGGATCAACAAAGCCGGCGGCATCCATGGGAGGAAGATCACTCTGATCGTCGAGGACGATCAGCTCGACCCGTCAAAGACCGTCGGCGCCGTGAAAAAGCTTGTGGAGCGGGACAACATATTCGCGCTCGTGGGCGGGCTTGGGACATACGGCAACCTCGCGGTCCTGGGCTACATCGTCGCGCGGGGTATCCCATACGTCTACCAGGGATCCGGAGCGTTCGCTCTGTCTATTCCGCCCAAGAAGAACGTGTTCACGGTCCAGCCCAACTGCACGAATGAAGGCAAGATCATCGCTCAGTACGCGGTGGGCGAGCTGAAAGCCAAGAGGATCGGGGCCATCTACGAGAAGACCGATGTGGGCACGGAGGGCCTAGCCGGCGTCAAGGGGCAGCTCGCGAAGCTAGGACGGAGCCTCGTGTTCGGACTCGGTTTCGCCGCGAACGAAGTAAACCACACCCCCACTATTCTCAAGGCTATGGCCGAGAAGCCTGACGTAGTAGTCCTCTATACCCTCTCGGGCCGGGCGGCCGCCATTGTCAAACAGGCCGCGAGCCTCGGGTTCCAACCCACCTGGGTGACGACCTACCCGAACGCGGACTTGACGTTTCCGCTGCTCGTGCGCTTCGCCGCCCTGTCTGACGACCTACCCGAACGCGGACTTGACCCTGTTTGCCCAGGCGGGTCCGGCTTGGAACGGGGTCATCATGGCGGGCTGGGTCCCGGTTGTAGATGA
- a CDS encoding M28 family metallopeptidase, which produces MTVIEVLSAIAVPRPNGSRAAEETARFIAGTMRGLTPYVSEHEFFLRPYMQPLLGLFFAVLGAVALLLIVRRRFLPALLVALMIPAVYLGEFELNVPVVTWVGGRTGVNVIADFLPADGPAMRQVTFSAHYDSKTDLFDHAQRKPILGFAPIAMACLVLASALGAIFRGPRVARSARAASVILAVVGFTGLFMLMLVFSGGLLVSRDRQSPGARDNAAAVAVLMALAEDIATGVVPLEQTRVKMIFFGGEEVNMQGSTAYARLVEREQQHSRLSPAVSPAVPDILSNCVVINCELIGGEGVYCYWENSGTFLSRHQASAQAVAVYQAALASLGIEPALPAGAIFDDSGPLLAVGLRAVTVGHMNPHTRDSYHNAGDSLDKVVPAKLEETRLVFREIVSKVDQGEGGDDIL; this is translated from the coding sequence TTGACAGTCATAGAGGTGCTTTCGGCAATCGCAGTGCCCAGACCCAACGGGTCCCGAGCAGCCGAGGAGACGGCCCGGTTCATAGCCGGGACAATGCGCGGTCTTACCCCGTACGTTTCGGAACATGAGTTCTTCCTTCGACCATATATGCAGCCACTGTTGGGGCTGTTCTTCGCAGTGCTGGGAGCAGTCGCCCTCCTTCTCATAGTGAGGAGGCGATTCCTCCCAGCCCTTCTCGTGGCCTTAATGATCCCCGCAGTCTACCTTGGGGAATTCGAGCTCAACGTTCCCGTCGTGACCTGGGTAGGCGGGCGGACCGGCGTGAACGTCATCGCTGATTTCCTGCCTGCGGATGGCCCTGCCATGCGCCAGGTCACCTTCTCTGCGCACTACGACTCCAAGACGGACCTTTTCGACCACGCGCAGAGGAAGCCGATCCTCGGCTTCGCTCCGATCGCCATGGCCTGTTTGGTCCTTGCATCAGCGCTCGGAGCGATCTTCCGCGGGCCGCGTGTGGCCCGCTCCGCGCGGGCGGCATCTGTCATTCTCGCCGTCGTTGGGTTCACCGGGCTTTTCATGTTGATGCTTGTTTTCAGCGGGGGCTTGCTGGTGTCCAGGGACCGGCAGAGCCCTGGAGCCCGGGACAACGCAGCGGCGGTCGCGGTCCTCATGGCCCTGGCAGAAGACATCGCCACTGGAGTGGTGCCCTTGGAGCAGACCCGCGTCAAGATGATCTTCTTCGGCGGCGAGGAAGTCAACATGCAGGGCTCCACGGCCTATGCGAGACTCGTGGAACGGGAACAACAGCATTCTCGTCTATCGCCCGCAGTGTCACCAGCGGTCCCGGACATATTGAGCAATTGTGTGGTCATCAACTGTGAGTTGATCGGAGGCGAGGGGGTGTACTGCTACTGGGAGAACTCCGGTACCTTCCTCTCCAGGCATCAGGCGTCTGCGCAGGCAGTTGCAGTGTACCAGGCCGCCCTTGCATCACTGGGGATCGAGCCCGCCCTGCCAGCCGGTGCGATTTTCGACGATTCCGGACCTCTTCTTGCAGTGGGTCTCCGCGCAGTGACAGTTGGCCACATGAACCCGCACACACGCGACAGCTACCACAACGCCGGGGATAGCCTGGATAAGGTAGTCCCGGCGAAGCTCGAAGAGACGAGGCTGGTATTCCGGGAGATCGTGTCGAAAGTGGACCAAGGCGAGGGCGGAGATGATATACTCTAA
- a CDS encoding aminotransferase class IV, translated as MAGVVFLNGDIVGIDEAKVSILDRANVFADGLYEVVRCYGGRLFELETHMKRLLAGASALAISHDFTLEWLIRGAERLARESGVLEGEMYIQLSRGPAVRTHYFPSSQSPVVFITLGPVRPIPAEARTSGTSVVTCPDIRWGWCHLKTVNLLANCLAKEKAHRLGMWEGIMVRGLGERPPLDADSFCAQPGVLAFARRGDQVPGNISEGASANVFVVDRGEIVTPPKENILPGVTRALAIDLARGLGLRVTESPIATGDLLTADEMFLTSTIGEIMPVVQVDGQAIGDGRPGRITQRLADAYRGLYHGMLGL; from the coding sequence ATGGCTGGTGTGGTGTTCCTGAACGGAGACATTGTCGGGATCGACGAAGCGAAGGTGAGCATTCTAGACCGGGCCAACGTCTTCGCCGACGGGCTCTACGAGGTAGTCAGGTGCTACGGCGGCAGGCTCTTCGAACTTGAGACTCATATGAAAAGACTCCTTGCCGGGGCATCAGCCCTCGCGATCTCCCACGACTTCACCCTGGAATGGCTGATCCGGGGAGCGGAGCGGCTGGCCCGAGAGAGTGGAGTGCTTGAGGGCGAGATGTACATCCAGCTCTCGCGGGGTCCGGCGGTCCGCACCCATTACTTCCCGTCTTCCCAATCCCCCGTCGTCTTCATCACCCTCGGGCCGGTCAGACCGATTCCCGCTGAGGCACGCACGTCCGGGACATCGGTAGTCACATGCCCGGACATAAGGTGGGGATGGTGCCACCTCAAGACGGTGAACCTCCTCGCGAACTGCCTGGCCAAAGAGAAAGCCCACAGGTTGGGCATGTGGGAGGGCATCATGGTCAGAGGGCTCGGCGAAAGGCCCCCACTGGATGCCGACTCCTTCTGCGCCCAACCTGGTGTGCTCGCGTTCGCCCGCCGGGGCGATCAGGTCCCCGGGAACATCAGCGAAGGAGCGAGCGCCAACGTGTTCGTCGTGGACCGCGGGGAGATCGTCACTCCCCCGAAAGAGAACATCCTCCCCGGTGTGACCCGAGCTCTTGCGATAGATCTCGCGAGAGGGCTTGGCCTCAGGGTCACGGAGAGTCCGATTGCCACAGGAGACCTCCTGACTGCAGACGAGATGTTCCTAACTAGCACCATCGGGGAGATAATGCCGGTGGTGCAAGTGGACGGGCAGGCCATAGGGGATGGGAGGCCCGGGAGAATCACACAACGCCTGGCTGACGCATACCGCGGACTCTATCACGGTATGCTGGGGCTGTAG
- a CDS encoding MFS transporter yields the protein MSHPSTIIRRPASAPDLARQAAAVFVVSNIAHLIVMFSRGFVGQIFPQLMAEFRTTGVGITVLSTSYFYVYMFLQIPAGLLVEHAGPRRVISGGLALGTVGYVVFALAPTLGTAAFGRFLSGVGLASIFIAILKNISNWFPAHRYGAFSGISTLVGNVGVLSAMYPFVVLTTKIGWRTANLLVAAVCAFTAAWAWVVVRDRGPYSDPEAPADVGAAERTRDLGRDPVWPDEGAAHQKPRTGRSLALKIGRDLWDGTLEVVANPGSWPSLIGFGVVFGTLMTFTSLWGGPFLMQAHGLSQAAAGSILATSAVGAALAAPTVGIIVDKVKNRRLVLAGTAAFQIPAWLLLSWSSAHPASLDPTGRVVWILRAAIFIFGVSNASFLPSFIMIRAANRPAHAGLAQGLANFAGFLGVIVGQTVVSLVMDSRWEGAYFAEGVRGYPVGAFVTGFGICAAAVVAVIIFVLVAGRWLTRREQGPRQGQDPAQGRASDRHLRQNRASHRGPSSGRGRDRNRPEAGTA from the coding sequence TTGTCACACCCCTCGACTATCATCAGGCGGCCCGCCTCGGCTCCGGACCTCGCCCGGCAGGCCGCGGCGGTCTTCGTGGTCTCGAACATTGCCCATCTCATCGTCATGTTCAGCCGGGGGTTCGTTGGACAGATATTCCCGCAGCTTATGGCGGAGTTTCGCACAACGGGTGTCGGCATCACGGTCCTTTCCACATCGTATTTCTACGTCTACATGTTCCTGCAGATACCAGCGGGCCTGCTCGTGGAACACGCCGGACCTAGGCGCGTGATTTCAGGTGGGCTGGCCCTGGGGACTGTAGGGTACGTGGTTTTCGCCCTCGCTCCCACGTTGGGAACCGCGGCGTTCGGCCGGTTTCTGTCAGGGGTGGGCCTGGCCTCCATATTCATCGCCATCCTCAAGAACATATCTAACTGGTTCCCAGCCCACCGCTACGGCGCTTTTTCGGGGATCAGCACTCTCGTGGGCAATGTCGGGGTGCTCTCGGCCATGTATCCATTTGTCGTTCTCACAACGAAGATCGGTTGGAGGACAGCGAACCTCTTGGTGGCGGCGGTCTGTGCGTTCACTGCGGCCTGGGCGTGGGTCGTGGTGCGGGATCGCGGCCCGTATTCCGATCCTGAGGCGCCCGCGGACGTGGGGGCGGCGGAGCGCACTCGCGATCTCGGCCGGGACCCGGTTTGGCCGGACGAGGGAGCGGCGCACCAAAAACCCAGGACAGGCCGGAGCCTGGCTTTGAAAATCGGGCGAGACCTCTGGGACGGGACGCTTGAGGTTGTGGCGAACCCTGGCTCATGGCCGAGCCTTATCGGGTTCGGCGTGGTCTTCGGCACTCTCATGACCTTCACGAGCCTGTGGGGAGGACCTTTCCTCATGCAGGCACACGGGCTCTCGCAGGCCGCTGCAGGGAGCATCCTTGCGACCTCGGCGGTCGGAGCGGCACTCGCAGCCCCGACTGTCGGGATCATTGTGGACAAGGTGAAGAACCGCAGGCTCGTGCTTGCGGGAACCGCGGCATTTCAGATTCCCGCCTGGCTCCTCCTGAGCTGGTCTTCCGCGCACCCCGCTTCCTTGGACCCGACCGGGCGGGTGGTCTGGATTCTTCGAGCAGCGATTTTCATCTTCGGGGTGTCGAACGCTTCGTTTCTTCCTTCGTTCATCATGATCAGGGCAGCGAACCGCCCTGCGCATGCAGGTTTGGCGCAGGGCCTGGCCAACTTCGCCGGGTTCCTCGGGGTTATCGTGGGCCAGACGGTTGTAAGCTTGGTGATGGATTCGCGGTGGGAAGGGGCTTACTTCGCGGAGGGTGTCCGGGGCTACCCCGTCGGGGCGTTTGTAACAGGCTTCGGCATCTGCGCCGCAGCCGTTGTCGCCGTCATCATCTTCGTACTGGTCGCGGGCAGGTGGCTCACCCGCCGTGAGCAGGGTCCGAGGCAAGGCCAGGATCCTGCGCAAGGCCGGGCCTCTGACCGGCACTTGCGGCAGAATCGGGCTTCCCATCGTGGCCCGAGCTCCGGTCGCGGCCGTGACCGCAATCGCCCGGAGGCCGGAACGGCTTGA
- a CDS encoding ABC transporter substrate-binding protein, whose product MAGWVPVVDEQDPDWQKCLEIYQATFPKEVPNAYAVAGVIAGEVFAEGLRRAGRDLTWAKMISSLEAINNWNGVMAKDINCGPNERAGKISMYFLKAQDNQFVTISGWVRPQ is encoded by the coding sequence ATGGCGGGCTGGGTCCCGGTTGTAGATGAGCAGGACCCCGACTGGCAGAAGTGCCTGGAGATCTACCAGGCCACATTCCCAAAGGAGGTTCCCAACGCCTACGCCGTGGCGGGGGTGATCGCAGGCGAGGTCTTCGCTGAAGGCCTCAGGCGGGCCGGGCGCGACCTGACATGGGCCAAGATGATCTCGTCCCTTGAGGCCATCAACAACTGGAACGGGGTCATGGCGAAGGACATCAACTGCGGCCCGAACGAGAGAGCAGGGAAGATATCAATGTACTTCCTGAAGGCCCAGGACAACCAGTTCGTGACCATCTCCGGGTGGGTGCGGCCGCAGTAG
- a CDS encoding pyridoxal phosphate-dependent aminotransferase family protein produces the protein MSVFQDRVTAFSQQYEDVKKKDHYYYLQQIDALNGGQVTIGGRRMVMFSSYSYLGLLRHPKIQQRAREAVDDFGTGTHGVRVLAGTTRLHTECERKIADFLGTEDAIAYSSGYVANLSTISTLLGRQDVVITDKLSHASIIDGCLLSNAEFQRFKHNDLEDLKRLLEAGKQKYEGMLVIVDAVYSMDGDVCPLPDLVELCRSYGAWLMVDEAHSLGVLGETGHGILEYFGMSTDDVELLSGSLSKTIPAVGGFVAGRADVIRFLKHNARAFVFSAALPPAAVAAVTASLELIEEEKWRLEAVRKNIRRFVSGLNEMGYDTLNTQSCVIPIIIGQPEPTLELTSKLHRDGMFVSPILHPAVPQNTCRLRANVTAAHTNEDIDFALGLLEKHGKAMGII, from the coding sequence ATGAGTGTTTTCCAGGACAGAGTGACTGCTTTCAGCCAGCAATACGAGGACGTGAAGAAGAAGGATCACTACTACTACCTGCAGCAAATCGACGCCTTAAACGGGGGGCAGGTGACTATCGGCGGCAGGCGCATGGTGATGTTTTCATCTTATAGCTACTTGGGCCTGCTCCGCCATCCCAAGATCCAGCAGAGGGCAAGAGAGGCAGTCGACGACTTCGGGACGGGAACCCACGGCGTGCGAGTGCTCGCGGGCACTACCAGGTTGCACACGGAATGCGAGCGGAAGATCGCGGACTTCCTCGGCACAGAGGACGCGATCGCGTATTCCAGCGGCTATGTGGCCAACCTCTCCACCATATCCACCCTACTCGGCCGGCAGGACGTCGTGATCACCGATAAGCTCAGCCACGCCAGCATAATCGACGGGTGTCTCCTTTCCAACGCGGAGTTTCAGAGGTTCAAGCACAACGACCTCGAAGACCTGAAAAGACTCCTCGAGGCAGGGAAGCAGAAATACGAAGGCATGCTCGTCATCGTTGACGCAGTCTACAGCATGGACGGGGATGTCTGCCCCCTGCCGGACCTCGTGGAGTTGTGCCGGTCCTACGGGGCTTGGCTCATGGTGGACGAGGCACATTCCTTGGGAGTGCTCGGGGAGACAGGCCACGGGATACTCGAGTATTTCGGGATGTCCACAGACGATGTTGAGCTTCTGAGCGGGTCGCTCTCCAAGACCATTCCAGCAGTCGGTGGTTTCGTGGCCGGCCGGGCGGACGTCATCCGATTCCTCAAGCACAACGCCCGGGCGTTCGTCTTCTCTGCTGCCCTGCCCCCTGCGGCGGTCGCGGCCGTGACCGCAAGCCTCGAGCTAATAGAGGAAGAGAAGTGGCGGCTCGAGGCCGTGCGGAAGAACATCAGGCGGTTTGTGAGTGGCCTCAACGAGATGGGGTACGACACATTGAACACGCAGAGTTGTGTGATCCCGATCATTATCGGCCAGCCCGAGCCGACCCTGGAGCTCACGTCCAAGCTCCACCGGGACGGCATGTTCGTCTCACCCATTCTCCACCCGGCGGTCCCTCAGAATACGTGCCGTCTCAGGGCGAACGTGACCGCCGCGCACACGAACGAGGATATCGACTTCGCCCTCGGCCTTCTTGAAAAGCACGGGAAGGCAATGGGCATAATCTGA
- a CDS encoding rhomboid family intramembrane serine protease: MHYPDRPVLLQRTAPFTNILLAINIGVYLLLELSGGSSNPWVLLRYGAKFAPLIRAGEPWRLLTSMFLHSGLLHLSMNSFSLHNLGNVTERLFGSKRFLLAYLASGLCGSIVSTLLADPRVIGVGASGAIFGLAGCLFYFGLRFPRHFALIAGMRFVFIVLLNLAIGFTSPLIDNYAHLGGLISGFAAAYALGLPGERTGESRQLARRVFLSLMLIGAAAAAWPVPLR, translated from the coding sequence TTGCACTACCCCGACAGGCCGGTGCTGCTTCAGCGCACCGCACCTTTCACCAACATACTCCTGGCCATAAACATCGGGGTCTACCTGCTGTTGGAGCTCTCGGGCGGCTCCAGTAACCCATGGGTTCTCCTGAGATACGGCGCGAAGTTCGCACCTCTCATCCGGGCAGGAGAGCCGTGGCGGCTGCTCACCTCCATGTTCCTTCATTCCGGTCTGCTCCACTTGAGCATGAATTCCTTCTCCCTGCACAACCTGGGTAACGTAACCGAGAGGCTTTTCGGCTCCAAGAGGTTCCTTCTGGCATACCTGGCGTCAGGCTTATGTGGGTCCATAGTCAGTACTCTTCTGGCTGATCCTCGCGTGATAGGGGTCGGAGCGTCCGGCGCGATATTCGGCCTCGCTGGTTGCCTCTTTTACTTCGGTCTCAGGTTCCCACGGCATTTTGCGCTGATCGCCGGCATGAGGTTCGTATTCATCGTTCTGCTGAACCTCGCCATCGGGTTCACAAGCCCGCTCATCGACAACTACGCTCACCTCGGAGGGCTCATAAGCGGGTTCGCGGCAGCTTATGCTCTCGGCCTGCCGGGCGAACGCACAGGCGAGTCCAGGCAGCTTGCACGGCGTGTGTTCCTTTCGTTGATGCTGATAGGAGCGGCCGCGGCCGCATGGCCAGTTCCTTTGAGGTGA
- a CDS encoding DUF2148 domain-containing protein, with translation MDDALKLVADLMALSARTAPKGAGKDFVVTEVITGEKLKALAEEMNRYGVETGKVNFDRDGRGVEVSGALLLVGLKGAKSVGLNCGACGYPRCADLPSIHDGPEFAGPMCVWRLLDLGIALGSAVKTASIHNVDNRIMYRVGVLARKMGLIDADVAAGVPLTATGKSPFFDR, from the coding sequence ATGGATGACGCTCTCAAGCTTGTGGCCGATCTCATGGCTCTATCAGCCAGGACCGCGCCGAAGGGCGCTGGAAAGGATTTCGTCGTAACCGAAGTCATCACAGGCGAGAAGCTCAAGGCCCTCGCGGAGGAGATGAACCGGTACGGCGTGGAAACCGGGAAGGTCAATTTCGACCGCGACGGCCGGGGAGTGGAGGTGTCAGGCGCCTTGCTCTTGGTCGGCCTGAAAGGGGCGAAGTCCGTCGGCCTGAATTGCGGGGCGTGCGGCTATCCCAGGTGCGCAGACCTGCCGTCCATCCACGACGGACCCGAGTTCGCCGGACCGATGTGCGTCTGGCGTCTTTTGGACCTCGGGATCGCTCTTGGCTCTGCCGTGAAGACCGCGTCCATTCACAACGTGGACAACCGTATCATGTACCGCGTCGGCGTCCTCGCAAGGAAGATGGGACTGATCGACGCCGACGTCGCAGCAGGTGTGCCCCTGACCGCCACCGGCAAGAGTCCGTTTTTCGATAGGTAG
- a CDS encoding zinc-binding dehydrogenase: MKAVQFLGSVPRWVYSKAVGRFRREAYYDSFSNVVLRDVSAPRLPGPEWVRVRTKYSGICGSDKNLVLLHDSPSTSPFSSFPFTIGHENCGHLVEMGPEAEARLAGTLPVGSRVLVDPVLSCIPRGIEPVCGSCARGDYQLCENFREGTVSPGFAIGTCRDTGGGWSEEFVAHYTQLIPLPDEVSFEEAACVDAFCSSLHPVIRNFPPDDSTVLIIGSGIIGISAVAAIRALGGRARIVTLAKYEFQGEAALAHGADHVVYMRRGSDYYAELAEALGSRLLRPLMGKRVVLGGAETVFDCVGSSTSIDDALRFTAPRGTMVLIGLASFPAGVDWTPIWLKEASVRGSFWCGSEEFHGRRMRAYEVAVELMKTGRVSLAGLLTHRFRLSDYRRAIEANLNIGREKLIKSAFYFD, encoded by the coding sequence GTGAAAGCTGTTCAGTTCCTGGGCTCGGTGCCGCGGTGGGTGTACTCAAAGGCCGTTGGGCGGTTTCGGCGTGAGGCTTACTACGACAGCTTCTCTAATGTGGTCCTCCGAGACGTGAGCGCACCCAGACTTCCCGGGCCCGAGTGGGTGAGAGTTCGGACCAAGTATTCCGGGATATGCGGAAGCGACAAGAACCTGGTCCTCCTGCACGACTCCCCGTCGACCTCGCCGTTCTCGTCGTTCCCTTTCACTATCGGGCACGAGAACTGCGGTCACCTGGTGGAAATGGGGCCGGAAGCCGAGGCCCGACTCGCCGGAACCTTGCCGGTCGGGTCGCGGGTCCTGGTTGACCCAGTCTTGTCCTGCATTCCGCGGGGTATCGAACCCGTATGCGGGAGTTGCGCCCGGGGTGACTATCAGCTGTGCGAGAACTTCAGAGAAGGTACCGTCTCCCCGGGCTTTGCCATCGGCACCTGCCGGGACACCGGTGGGGGCTGGAGTGAAGAGTTCGTTGCCCACTACACCCAGCTGATCCCGCTTCCAGATGAGGTGTCGTTCGAGGAAGCCGCTTGCGTGGATGCATTCTGCTCGTCCCTTCACCCAGTCATACGCAACTTCCCGCCGGATGACTCCACGGTCCTGATCATAGGGTCAGGAATCATAGGGATATCGGCGGTCGCCGCCATTCGCGCGTTGGGCGGGCGAGCGCGAATCGTGACCCTTGCGAAGTACGAGTTCCAGGGGGAGGCAGCGCTTGCTCACGGGGCGGACCATGTGGTCTACATGCGCCGGGGCTCGGACTACTACGCTGAGCTGGCCGAAGCGCTGGGTTCCAGGCTCCTCCGCCCACTCATGGGCAAGAGGGTGGTCCTGGGCGGCGCCGAGACAGTGTTCGATTGCGTGGGAAGCTCGACGAGCATAGATGATGCCCTCAGGTTCACTGCGCCCCGGGGGACCATGGTTCTGATTGGGCTGGCCTCCTTCCCCGCCGGGGTGGACTGGACGCCCATCTGGCTGAAAGAAGCCTCTGTGCGCGGCTCGTTCTGGTGCGGAAGCGAGGAGTTCCACGGCCGCCGCATGCGTGCGTACGAGGTGGCCGTGGAACTCATGAAGACCGGTCGAGTGTCCCTGGCGGGCCTACTCACCCACCGGTTCAGGCTGTCAGACTATCGGCGGGCAATCGAGGCGAACCTGAACATCGGGCGCGAGAAGCTCATCAAGTCGGCGTTCTACTTCGATTGA
- a CDS encoding FMN-binding protein produces MSRLQEAGRGCRIVQEGRQAAFCPLEVLRFCGLSLNMGRRRKILIALGAILAVFGAGFSVYMVAVGGKLREVREIQIADVDLTGVPDGVYDGSFSYLSSRIAVKVTIKNHRIYAITMTEPGKTKYGRLAEGVIPRILEAQTPNVDVVSGATTTSKAIQKAVENAIAAAMGH; encoded by the coding sequence ATGAGTCGACTGCAGGAGGCGGGGCGAGGTTGTCGAATCGTCCAGGAAGGGAGGCAGGCCGCTTTCTGCCCACTGGAGGTCCTGAGGTTCTGCGGCCTGAGCTTGAACATGGGGAGGCGCCGTAAGATCCTGATCGCGCTCGGGGCAATCTTGGCCGTTTTCGGAGCCGGGTTCAGCGTGTACATGGTCGCTGTAGGCGGCAAGCTCAGGGAAGTCAGGGAGATCCAGATAGCCGACGTAGACCTCACTGGGGTGCCCGACGGCGTCTACGACGGATCATTCAGTTATCTGTCCTCGAGGATCGCTGTGAAGGTGACCATCAAGAATCACAGGATCTACGCTATAACCATGACGGAACCGGGCAAGACCAAGTACGGCCGGCTGGCCGAGGGCGTCATACCCCGGATCCTCGAGGCTCAGACTCCAAACGTGGACGTAGTATCCGGCGCCACCACTACGAGCAAGGCCATCCAGAAGGCTGTGGAGAATGCGATTGCCGCCGCGATGGGCCATTGA